In Porites lutea chromosome 7, jaPorLute2.1, whole genome shotgun sequence, a single window of DNA contains:
- the LOC140943078 gene encoding matrix metalloproteinase-24-like, with translation MARYFLIVSLFCVFGTVMVFGRAVVSPKKQAELMDYMTRYGYLNRPDPRIGTIVSSDEITTAVKNLQHMAGLKETGSLEDPETVALVDRKRCAVPDFGPADNARRKRRYATHGTVWHKKHLTYRIVNYMPGITEKEVDDTIKKSLDKWSRASQLKFERITDPNKEADIMIKFVKGYHGDNRPTDGPGLELAHAFFPLDNTGLAGDVHFDADEPFAVNSNDSYKVDFNWVSLHELGHSLGLDHSFDIDSVMFPLYIGRVEDLKLAFDDQEGIQQLYGKPHIDRITPTPHTKPTEAPGVPDICHIEKLDTMVMTRDKKTYAFSGAYFWKIGDQGAGRAMKIKDHWKGLDDDIDAAVTRTADKMTIFFKGENYWMFRNKRRLRGPTPISDLNLPDDLKNMDAAVAWPGNGRTYFFKGENYWRYNWFTKRVDRGYPRKISKAWLNVPDDLHAALQWKNGKTYFMKGEQYYALTKRGRPRVAVNYPKDIATYWMGCSMEGLKAGKIAPGTSSSLTLLPSILMLIGSSLVSKTL, from the exons ATGGCACGATATTTCCTCATTGTCTCTCTATTCTGTGTGTTTGGTACCGTCATGGTTTTCGGTCGAGCGGTGGTGAGTCCAAAGAAGCAAGCAGAGCTTATG GACTACATGACAAGATACGGATATCTCAATCGACCTGATCCACGAATAGGAACCATCGTTAGCAGTGATGAAATCACAACGGCCGTGAAGAATCTTCAGCACATGGCTGGATTAAAAGAAACAGGAAGCCTTGAGGATCCCGAGACTGTAGCACTGGTGGATCGCAAGCGGTGTGCGGTGCCAGATTTTGGGCCAGCGGACAATGCCAGGAGAAAACGGCGTTACGCAACGCACGGAACCGTTTGGCACAAGAAG CATTTGACTTACAGAATCGTCAACTATATGCCGGGTATTACAGAAAAAGAAGTGGACGACACTATAAAGAAAAGTCTGGACAAGTGGTCACGCGCAAGCCAGCTCAAGTTTGAGCGCATTACAGATCCTAACAAGGAAGCCGATATTATGATCAAATTTGTGAAGGGCTACCATGGAGACAACAGGCCAACGGACGGACCAGGATTAGAGCTGGCGCATGCATTCTTTCCCCTTGATAATACTG GTCTTGCTGGAGACGTACACTTCGACGCAGATGAGCCTTTTGCTGTGAATAGCAACGATTCTTATAAAGTAGACTTCAATTGGGTTTCTCTACACGAGCTCGGTCACAGTCTTGGACTAGATCACTCCTTTGACATAGACTCCGTTATGTTTCCACTGTACATCGGACGCGTGGAGGACTTGAAACTTGCCTTTGATGATCAAGAGGGAATTCAGCAACTTTATG GTAAACCGCACATTGATCGTATAACGCCCACTCCCCATACAAAGCCCACCGAGGCACCGGGGGTTCCAGATATTTGTCATATTGAGAAGCTCGATACCATGGTGATGACAAGGGACAAGAAAACGTACGCTTTCAGTGGTGCATATTTCTGGAAGATTGGCGATCAAGGGGCTGGGAGAGCTATGAAGATCAAGGACCACTGGAAGGGACTAGATGATGATATTGATGCTGCAGTGACCAGAACAGCTGATAAAATGACGATCTTCTTTAAGGGAGAAAA TTACTGGATGTTCAGAAACAAACGCCGTCTACGGGGACCTACTCCCATTAGCGATCTCAACTTGCCCGATGACCTTAAAAACATGGACGCCGCGGTAGCTTGGCCTGGAAATGGTCGCACCTACTTCTTCAAGGGTGAAAATTATTGGCGATACAACTGGTTTACGAAAAGAGTAGACAGGGGATATCCCAGAAAAATAAGCAAAGCCTGGCTTAACGTTCCGGACGACTTGCACGCTGCCTTGCAGTGGAAGAACGGCAAGACATATTTCATGAAAGGGGAACAGTACTATGCGCTTACAAAACGCGGCAGGCCCCGAGTGGCCGTAAATTACCCCAAGGATATTGCCACTTATTGGATGGGCTGCAGTATGGAGGGGCTGAAAGCGGGCAAGATCGCCCCAGGAACATCATCTTCATTGACTTTACTTCCAAGCATTCTCATGCTAATAGGAAGTTCTTTGGTATCCAAGACTTTATAA
- the LOC140943077 gene encoding interstitial collagenase-like, whose protein sequence is MEARMAIFFAVAITLAGLGFIVGKPIRQLEVEPTQESRATESELVDYLIKYGYLKQPDHRIGNALSMEELQAAIKKLQRIAGLKESGDISDPKTLAMVKKPRCGVQDFGPSDIARRKKRYALEGSYWRKTDLTYRIEKYSNDPDLKKEDVDKTFEKALEMWSGVSGLTFKRENDLKVEPDIRVLFVTGYHNDSRPADGPGGELAHAFFPGPDNTGLDGDIHLDDDEKFTINGGNGVDLLWVMAHELGHSLGLDHTYHPDSVMFAFYTEHIRDLKLDSDDIEGIRKIYGLPGVERVTPSPQPTPKTCSNVKPDAVVTTADKRTYIFSGAHFWEVKDTGGADGPFEIKDYWRDLEENIDAAYTVQAFDQTIFIKGDRFWVFKNKDLFYGPANIQQLGLTEELAYMDAALEWKRNGKIYFFKGSKYWRYDRTRSKLDDGYPRDISVWKGIPNNINAGFQWKNGRTYFFKDDKYYAFDDYLVKVLEDSNNPYPRDVASYWMGCTNPEVNIDPAVGAAYGVLSNVIVLITCFLVTWLF, encoded by the exons ATGGAAGCAAGAATGGCTATATTTTTTGCAGTAGCTATTACACTCGCAGGACTTGGTTTTATTGTTGGAAAGCCGATTAGACAACTTGAAGTTGAGCCTACACAAGAATCTCGGGCTACGGAATCTGAACTAGTG GATTATCTCATAAAATATGGCTATCTTAAACAACCGGATCACAGAATTGGAAACGCACTTTCGATGGAGGAATTACAAGCAGCCATCAAGAAATTGCAGCGAATTGCGGGTTTAAAAGAATCCGGAGATATCTCTGACCCCAAAACACTTGCTATGGTAAAGAAGCCAAGATGTGGAGTGCAGGACTTTGGTCCATCCGACATAGCGCGGAGAAAAAAGAGATACGCCCTTGAAGGAAGCTACTGGAGAAAAACT GATCTTACCTACAGAATTGAAAAATACTCAAATGATCCCGACCTCAAAAAGGAAGACGTGGACAAGACATTCGAGAAGGCGCTTGAAATGTGGTCCGGCGTCAGTGGACTGACATTCAAGCGAGAAAACGACCTCAAAGTTGAGCCTGACATCAGAGTCCTATTTGTAACTGGTTATCACAACGACTCCAGGCCAGCGGATGGCCCCGGAGGCGAGCTAGCACATGCGTTCTTCCCTGGCCCAGATAACACTGGCCTTGACGGTGATATACACTTGGATGATGACGAGAAATTTACTATCAATGGAGGCAATGGGGTGGACCTACTTTGGGTAATGGCTCATGAACTGGGGCACAGCCTTGGTCTGGACCACACCTATCACCCTGACTCGGTAATGTTCGCCTTCTATACGGAACATATTCGCGACCTAAAGTTGGACAGTGACGATATTGAAGGAATCCGGAAAATATACG GGTTACCTGGAGTTGAAAGAGTTACTCCCTCCCCTCAGCCAACACCTAAGACATGCAGCAATGTCAAACCAGATGCAGTGGTTACAACAGCTGATAAGAGGACCTATATCTTCAGTGGTGCTCACTTCTGGGAAGTAAAAGATACCGGTGGCGCTGATGGTCCATTTGAGATCAAAGACTACTGGCGAGACTTAGAGGAAAATATTGACGCTGCCTATACAGTACAGGCCTTTGATCAGACTATATTTATCAAAGGAGACAG GTTCTGGGTTTTCAAGAACAAAGATTTGTTTTATGGCCCGGCTAACATCCAACAACTTGGCTTGACGGAGGAACTCGCTTATATGGATGCTGCACTCGAGTGGAAACGAAATGGTAAAATATACTTCTTCAAGGGATCTAAGTACTGGCGCTACGATAGAACCCGGAGCAAGCTCGACGACGGATATCCGAGGGACATTTCCGTTTGGAAAGGAATTCCGAACAATATCAACGCCGGCTTTCAGTGGAAGAACGGCAGAACTTATTTCTTTAAGGATGACAAGTATTATGCATTTGATGATTATCTCGTTAAAGTGTTGGAAGACAGTAACAATCCTTACCCGCGAGATGTAGCTTCCTATTGGATGGGGTGTACTAACCCAGAGGTCAACATTGACCCAGCTGTTGGAGCAGCTTACGGAGTCCTATCAAATGTAATCGTCTTAATCACATGTTTCCTCGTCACAtggttgttttaa